The nucleotide window GCCTCCCCCTCCGTCATCGGCCTTCGGCCGCTGCCACCTCCCCCTTCGGGGGAGGAGAGTCAGAAGGGCCGCCACCACCCCGCGGGCCACTGACCACTGACCACTGGTAACCGGCAACCGGCGACTAGCTTCTCCCCCATGGACCTCAAGACCCCGCTTCCCGATCTCGGACGCGTCGGGGTGTTCTCGTGGGAGACCGTCACCCGACCGGCGGCCGAGGTCAGAGCGGGTCTCCGTCGGGTCGAAGAACTTGGATACGGGGCGGTGTGGTTCCCCGAGAGCCGGGGTCGAGAGGCGCTCACTGCCGCCTCACTGGCACTTGAGGCAACCGAGACCATCGTCGTCGCCACGGGCATCGCGAGCATCTGGGCGCGTGACCCGATGGCGACCGCCTTCGGCGCGTACGGGCTAGCCGAGGCGCATCCGGGCCGTTTCGTCCTCGGCCTCGGCGTCAGCCATGCCCCCTCGGTTCAGCGACGCGGCGGCGACTACACCTCCCCGCTCCTACGCATGGAGGCGTACCTCGACTCGGTAGAAAAGGTGAGCAACCCGCTCAAGGACGGACCCACCCCGCCGGTGGTGCTCGCCGCCCTCGGCCCGAAGATGCTCGCTCTCGCCGCCGAGCGAACCGCAGGCGCCCACCCGTACTTCGCGCCCGTGGAGCACACCGCGGCGGCTCGCCGGGTCATCGAAGAGGCCTTTCTCGCCCCCGAGCAGGCGGTCGTGCTCGAGACCGATCCGGACGTCGCCAGACGCATCGCCCGAGATCACACCACGGGCTACCTCGGCCTGGACAACTACCGGAACAACCTGTTGCGACTGGGGTGGACCGAAGACCAGCTGGCCGATGGAGGCTCCGACGAGGCCGTGGACGCGATCGTGGCCTGGGGTGATGCTTCTCGCATCGCCGACCGTGTCGAGGAGCACTTCGCCGCCGGAGCCGACCACGTCTCGCTCCTCGTGCTCAACGAGAGAGACGGCTTCCCCCTGGACGATCTGGAGACCCTGGCGAGCGAGATGCTCTAGGCGCGATTCGCAATTCGCAATTCGCCCCGATGAAACCCGGTTCTGGCTGGCCACTGGTAGCCGGTAGCCGGTAGCTGCGCCCGAAGGCGCTACCGCCTCTTACGGCGCATCCCCCGGCGTGACAGGGCCACGTCGTCGCCCATGCGCATGTCGACCGCCTCCGGCTCGAACCCGGCCAGGTCGGCGAGCCGCGGATCGTTGGAGAACATCTTGACGATC belongs to Acidimicrobiia bacterium and includes:
- a CDS encoding TIGR03620 family F420-dependent LLM class oxidoreductase, which gives rise to MDLKTPLPDLGRVGVFSWETVTRPAAEVRAGLRRVEELGYGAVWFPESRGREALTAASLALEATETIVVATGIASIWARDPMATAFGAYGLAEAHPGRFVLGLGVSHAPSVQRRGGDYTSPLLRMEAYLDSVEKVSNPLKDGPTPPVVLAALGPKMLALAAERTAGAHPYFAPVEHTAAARRVIEEAFLAPEQAVVLETDPDVARRIARDHTTGYLGLDNYRNNLLRLGWTEDQLADGGSDEAVDAIVAWGDASRIADRVEEHFAAGADHVSLLVLNERDGFPLDDLETLASEML